The nucleotide window atATTCATAACATGTTGTGTACTATTTTATTGCCATTGCTTGTGTGCAATGCCAATGCAACTCTTTCggaccgagctagctagctatcgtTAGCACAGTgaacggaaagtgaatgggaacggCTAGGTAGTAGGCTACCGCagctaaggactttggttaaactatattgttgcaaactaaactgaaataacacgttcagcaactttgtggtctATTAGTCCTAGCATAACTATGTTAGGTTAGGTTGTCAACTGTCTCTGGGTCTAGAAACTAGAGATCAAGTGAGTTGGTGACAGATCATGAACAAAGTTAgttctctttatttatttcgttggaaaatacaatgtcaatgtcggaCTGTTAGGAAGATATGACTTGTAGAAAATGGGCTCGTAACTTACATTGCTAAATGTAGGGAAATTCTGCAGATGAATCCAAGCTAATGTTTTTCTATGAATCCAGACGCCAAAGACTGAGCTGTATTCGCATGGTATGTCCCTTGCTGGCCACCGGTATTTTAACATGGCGCATGTACACGGCTAGTCGCCCCTGTGCTATGTAGATTTAAATGAGGATTTCTAAGCCAATAGGTATGCTTCGAATTggtggcggtcataattaaacatgaatgagGCCACATTTATGAATGGTAAATGTTGATTTAgttaacaaacaactgaaaacgttacacaggggggctttaaatgtgtttattccttCCAACTTAAGGCATACTCTACATCACTCTAGCATCCTGTAGATCACTCTCTGACCTGACTCACTGGACCCCCTAGTGGTTCTGACTGCCTAACATTCACGATGCAACATTGAACATTCCCTCCCCCCATAGTCCACAAAgacacttcttttttttttttttcaatgaacAACAAACTCTAACTACGAGGTAGGGGCTGACTACCCTCCTCGAGGCACCTACAGGGTTTATTCTGCCCCTGAAAGGACATAATCCTTGAGATAAGTAGGTGCCTTCCTAACTCTCATTTGATGACGCACACCCTCCTCCAGACACTGTTCAGGAGGTGCTTGCTCAACAGTCTCTGGTGCCCGATGCTCTGCCAGAGGTGGGCCGTCGGATCCACTGGTAAACTTTCTTCTTGGAGACTGGTGGCCTCAGTCAGTTTCTGATCATACCGTGGACAAATTTGATCCTGATTTCGTCTTACCAGCTTACCATCCTGTGTTTTCACCTTTCGTGATACTGGTCCCGTCCTCTCTATGAGCATTGCCAGAATCCACTTTTCTGGAGTCCTGATTCTCCGGTTCATGAGGAGCTCAGCAGGTGTGACTCACTAACCCAAGAAGGACTTCAGCTGTGTTGGGTTCGTTGGTGGAGGAGCGTTTGTAATTGCTTGAACTTTGTCAGCCACTGGTCTGAGGGGTTGATCGATACTTAAACAAGAATCTGGATAGCTTGGTCTCCACACTCCCCTCCCCCATCTTCTTAATTCCGCCCTTGAACACGCGCACAGCACCCTCTGCACAGCCATTTGAGGACGGGTGGTAAGGTGCTTTAGTTATGTGTTTTATGCCGTTTTTCTGTAGGAATTGTTTGAACTCAGCACTGACCATGCTTGGCCCATTATCGCTGACCACAACAGCTGGAATTCCATGGGTGACGAAGATGGTCCTCAACTTTTCTATGGTCGAGGCTGACGTTATGGTCTGCATTGAGTGGGCCTCAATCCACTTAGAGTAGGCATCAATGACAATCAGAAACATTTTTCACTACTATTTAACACTGGCCCACAAAAATCCAGATGCAGCCTCATCCATGGTTGGTTAGGCCACTCCCACGGATGTAACGGTGCTGATGCTGGGGTGGCTTGGTTGGACTGACACGCATGACATCTGCGCACTGCTGTCTCCAGATCTGTGTCCATGTTCGGCCACCACACATAGCTGTGGGCCAATGCTTTCATCCTAGAAACTCCTGGATGGGCTTCATGCAACTCTTCAATCATGGTCTGTCTCCCTTGAGGTGGTATTACCACTCTGCTCCCCCACAGTATGCACCCATCCTCCACGCTGAGTTCATGTTGTCGTCTCACATAGTGCTGCATTTTAGGGTCTGTGCACACATTAGGCCAAGAGCTTTGCATGAGCCAGTGCTGTATTCTGGACAGTACATGGTCTCTCCGAGTCCAGTCCCGAATCTGCTTGACTTGCAGCGGTGTGCCATTTATGTGTTTCAGGAGCATCACCACCTccccttctctgtgtgtgaccaTGGGTGTGCTTGGCAGCGGAAGCCTGCTCAGAGCATCTGCATTCCTATAGCCGCCAGTTGCGGGATGCCCTTGTTTTCACCCAATAGGCCAAGCAACGGCTTGTGGTCTGTGATAATGGTACAGTGCTTTCCAAACAGGTACTGGTGGAATTTCTTTAGGCCGAAAATTATCGCTAGAGCCTCCTTCTCCAACTGAGAATACCCCCGTTCTGCTGATGACAGTGACCGTGACATGTATCCTATGGGTCTGTCTGTGCCGTTTGGAAACCTGTGGGATAAAACTGCTCCCACACCATATGGTGATGCGTCACAGGACAGGTAGAGGGGTTTAGTGTCATCAAAATGCACCAGCAGTTGCTCTGACTGGAGACACGCTTTTGCTGCCGCGAATGCCTGACTTTGACATTTTTTCCATTTCCATGGTGTTTCTTTTCTCAGGCGTTCATGTAGAGGCTCAAGCACGGTGGACACATTTGGCAAGAATCGGTGATAATAATTAAGCATTCCCAAGAAGGACTTCAGCTGTGTTGGGTTTGTTGGTGGAAGAGCGTTTGCAATTGCTTGAACTTTGTCAGCCACTGGTTGAATCCCTTTGTGGTTAATTCTGTACCCCAGATACACAACTTGCCATGAACAGACATTTGTCTCTCCTGAGACGGAGTCCTGCTGCTGTCAGTCTTTCCAGTACTGTCCCTAAGTTCTGCAGGTGACTGGCATCATCGTCCCCAGTCACCAGGATTTCGTCTACTCTTACCACTACTTGAGAAAGTCCTTGTATTAAGTTATCCATAGTGCGCTGAAAAATGCCTGAGTCCTGGTGTACTGGTAGAGTCCACGatgtgtgtttattgttgtGAATCTTTTGGAATTTTCATCCAATAGAAGTTGCTGGTAAGCCTGAGACATGTCTAGTTTTGTGATCCTCTGGCCCCCTCCCAGCACCGCCAACAAGTCCTCTGTCTTCGGAATTGGGTAGTTGTCTAACCTGGACACTGGATTCACTGTGACTTTGTAGTCCCCGCATATTCTTATGGTTTTGTCTAGTTTTACTATGGGAACTATTGGGGCTGCCCACTCCGAAACTCACAGGCTCTATGATGCCTTCTCTCTGTAATCAGGTTAACTCTGTTTCAACCTTCTCCTTTAGTGCATATGGCAAGGGCCTAGCTTTAAAGTACCGAGGCTTGGCCTCTGGGTCTACGTAGATCTTAGCAGTAGCACCCACTAACGTGCCCAGCTCACTTTTAAACACTTCCCCATGTTGTGAGAGTGGAGCATTTAACTCCTGCTGCTGACTTACTTGCAGTTGGAAAATGGCTGTCCAATCTAGTCTAATCGCCTTGAGCCAATCTCTGCCCATCAGGTTTGGACCCTGCCCTCTAACCACCAGTAATGGCTTTATCTGCCCCTCCCTTGTAGTTGACCTGTACATACATCTTGCTTAACACATCTACTCTGTCTCTGGTGTAAGTGTAGAGGTTTATTTTAGCAGGATGAAGTTTTCCTCCCCCCATCTGCCTATATGTTTCCTCATAGGTGCACGCCTGCACCTTCTCCAGCATGTTGGCTGCACCCCGTGTGttccctctgttctgtctggGCTGCCTGCATTTTCTCGCCAAATGTCCTTTTTTCTGGCAGTTGTGACAAACTGCGTCTACAAAACGGCAGTCTGCAGGCCCGTGAGTTCCGCCACATCTAAAACACCCTGCAGCAAACGGTTTCTGACTTGAGTTGAGGCCACAGGCTGTAGTTTGTGAACAGGCCCCTCCGTTCCAGGCTGCTGCAACTTAGCTACATCTTTCATCGCTGTTTCATCGCTGTTTCCATAGCTGTCGCTAAAGTCAGTTTATCATCCGGTTCTGCTAACAGACGGCGTTGAATGTGGTCGTTGTTTATGCCACACACCAGTCTATCCCTAAGCATGTCATTGAGTGATGTTCCAAATGCACAGTGTTCTGTGAGTCTCCTCAGTTCAGCTACAAAGGCTGCGACTGACTGGCCTTGTTGTCTGACTTTTTAATGAAACTTAAAACGTTCTACAATGATGCTGCGCTTTGTGCGAGCTCAAAAGCATCAATAAGTTTGTCAGGGAGCTATCTCCCGGCTTACCCGGCTGACACAAATTCCGCAGAATGGCATATGTCTTTCCTCCACATGCACTCAGGAATATGGCCCACTTTTGTCCTGCATCCGTGATTTCATTAGCCGCGAAGTAGAAATCCAGCCGTTCAACATACTGCTGCTAGTCATCCGCCTCCTGAGTCAAACTCACCAAGTTTTCCATAGGTGGCCATCGTAATCCTCTACTGAGTTTATCCTCGTCGCCAATGTAATAAAGTGACTAGGCTTCACGGTTAacttaaatgtgtttattccttCCAACTTCAGGCATACTCTACATCACTTTCTAGCATCCTatagatcagtgtttcccaatgACTGGGtcgtcgcaggagattttatttgggtggtcagcacaatttatgttgtctaatacagcggtccccaaccaccgggctaaccgggccgtagcctacgacatgagtttaaaaaaaaatgcatgcaaactaaattaaatttaattcgcaataatgtcacgtttttacatgacataggcctatatgcagttttttgattgcacgcatgtttgcattttgcaaggtctattttcttacgtctgtctgtcccgccttcaacacttttacatattgccttcagcgctgcgcagcttcaggtcagctcacttcaccttcttagcgaacggtagtgtcacacggagttagctaaactgctagaatgagcaacaaaaaacaagcatctttagcaggtcactggccagagtgtttgagttgcgagagccgctgcagagatttcttacagaaaaaaagtaaccgttagctgcacattttagtgatgaggactgggtgtcaaaactcgcttacctgtgtgacatatctcacacctcaacctgtcactccaggggagaatgacgactgtctttaaactggcagataaagtcgctgaatttaaagccaagcttgatttgtggggacgacgagtggccCGGGGAGTAtttgttccaaacagtagtgggggttttgggagagactgaggcagagccctttctctcgcagctggtgcgcgatcaccttgttgcgctttcaaatgagtttgagcgttacttcccatcctccaaagatccacggcaaaccaatgagtgggtccgcaacccatttgtcaatattgaatagtcctaacttgtcagcgcaggaggaagagcagttgatcgaaattgcaaatgacggtggtcttaagagtgtgtgtataaggaaacctctctggcgggtttttggatcaaaaccaaagcagaatatcccgagatagccgtaaaagcgctgaaaatgttgctaccatttcccaccacgtatctatgcgaggccgggttttcggcaatgactgcaactaagaccaaattgcgcaatcgactggacatttcaaacacactaagggtgtcactgtcttccatcacccccagatggaaccttcttgttgcagggaaacaagcacagggctcccactgattatattcgtaatgcacgtttagttcccatgttttgttcccatattttgttaagcatgttcacacttatagatgtagcttcaagttgttcaatattcatagttcatattgttcaattttcacttcttcaagttcatgtttttcacatgtttaagagatcgttaccttcactgttcatacataactggagctagttcttttcaagtaatgcgcATGCACAAcgcatatggaacatggaacccccgaccccccccccccacccccgccggtccgtgaaaaaaacaATTGGaaacaaaccggtccatggtacataaaaggttggggacccctggtcTAATAGGCCTAACTTTTACCATTTAGCCAGGAAAGCTATTAGTTTTCCATTAAaatatagtttgtttaccacagtcactgcaacgcaacgtagcctacaacatcactctttagaaatacaggaacaGCCACTATGCTGAAGAGTGACAACTGCGTAGCATGCAAGAATACCCctaagaaaagtttgagaacctgtggcctaaacaACAATATGGTTGCATGCaggttgcatgttagatctgaagtgaaatgggtcgcgatggtctgtcatttttaaaaagtgggtccccataaaaaaaagtttgggaaacactgctgtagaTCACTCTCTGACCTGACTCACTGGACCCCCTAGTGGTAACATTCACGATGCAACAGTACGCAAGAAAATGtttctgagtcaggatatggcgagtcaatgtcatttatttgtccaatgttagcccaATGTTACAGActatagtgcacatcttatcaatagtttgaatgtcgtgtgtgtttctgctcattgacaaatagcgtGCAGCACAGTTCGCCTTTGTTAGGCTACACTAGTTTGGTTTTGTGATGTAATAaatggcttatggccaaatatgtgactcagctaatgttataggctatacaatttcccaaGCTGGTGTAGgctattagcctactattaaaatgcaccgacaATAGGCTACGTGTAAAGtaggctatcgcatgatttcatgcacgtataagtgaaaagggcctcgcacctgttaagttcgcacagggcctcgcacccccttgtgacggccctgcagctcctcctaagacagcgggaaaaaagttaaaatatgtgaTAAACCCGTAaaaaaaagttgacaggtatgttTCGTCCCGGTgaatatttgtgaaattgtgcaaacgacagcctttttaaggcatttcaaggaaggagtggtagcatgcaagctcccaaattgacccagtacagaaggcatcaataaattgttggggagggtcgtgcgttttttctcaatcactttggagggtcatagaaaaatttcttgctggcAAGGGAgtgtcacgtcttttttgactaacgctcccaaaactcctccggtagccccttaaataaataacgaacagtccctaaacTGAAGATAACATATTTCAATGTAAATTgtgtaattttattttttccctcttttaggagaaatgcTTGTCGTTCAAGCAGAGATTGATAACTCTTCATCCCGTAATCTCAAACCTAAGTACAAACTTGACAAGAAAATCACATACATTGCACATTCATCAACCAAAATAGAACGAGGCACTATATTCAAAGAGGAGGGGTCTCCAATCCCATCTAAAGATCATCAAACCGTCACCCAGGAGTTGATGATTCCCACGTCCCTTCCCCCAACCATTTTGTTCTGCAAGGTCCTCCGACTAGAATACAAATTAAAGGTACCCTAACTTCCCCATTACTTTGAATAGAGATGGGGTCCCTTGATAACTGTGAGAGACAGTGTTTATCCTTTTTGTACATAAAGGGCTGGTTTCCTGGGTAAAGATGTTGCTTAATCCTAGACTAAAAGTGAGCTTTTATAAAGAGCAACATTGGCAACAAGCTTTTAGTCTAGGACTAGTCTTAATCCATGTATGGGATACTAGCCCAAACGTGTTTACAGGTAGCGTTTCAAATTGAGTGAAGTTGTTGTCTGTCAGAGAGAATACAGTCTGAAGCTGCTCCGAGAATGTTGTAGTTGAACCACTGCCACCTTTTTACAGGTCTACATTGATGTTCCATATGGTTCAGACCCAGAGATCAAATTCCCTGTGGTTATTCTGCCGGTGCACAGACATGGTCCTTGGATGTCAGGAGGGCCAGTACCCTTTGGCCAGCCTCCTCAACCAGGAGCTGCTGGACCTCCACATTATTTGTACCCACCAGAACCAGTGCGCTATCCCCATCCAGGTCCTCCACCAGCAAACCCGATAGCAGCCAATCCAGGCATGCAACCGCCTCCATTCTTCAACcaagcaggagcagcagcataTCCAGTCCCAGCTGTTTCTCTACCAATGCAACCAAACGTAACCGACCAACTGCCCCCACCACAGTATGACCAGGTGACACATCCAGCGCCAAGTGCACCACCTTTGTACCCTACGCTACCTACATCCGATTTTCTTTCATCTCCAAGTGCACCGCAGTACTTTCCTGGGGCAGCTGGCCATGATTTTCTGTCCAACCCAAGTGCCCCGCAGCAGTATCCAGGGCCTGCTGCACCTTCGTTCTTATCATCCCCCAGTTTGCCGTCTGCTGACCCTGGGTATGATCCCCCTACCTATGAAATGGTGTTCCCCAATCCACCGGCATCTGGAAGCTCTCCAAACTCAACTGCCTCAGATCCCACACCAACTAAACCTCCATCCTAACCAAGCAATGCCTATTTCCTAAGTGCCTAAGTCCCACCGAGGTGGTTAGTGTGATGACATCAGTAAGGTATCCATTCATTTCACTCCATCACAAATAAGTGCTTTTCATACCACAGCAAATTGTATGTACAGCTCCAAGCAAATACGTCATATGTCATCTCAGTGGAGTTACACAACATGTTCACAATGTAAATGAATCcaagaaaaggaaaaataacAATGAAAACGGGTTGCTAGTTGTCCCCGATagatataaataataataataataataaaagaaacaCTGGCTTTAATTGTATACTGAAGCTCTAGAGTCCTTTAGTCATATTCTCATGTTCTCTCTTAGCTCTATCACCCTGTAATCAATGATAATTCCTAGTTCAATGCATATGAGACCACTTCTTCCATTGCCTCTGAACATGGAGGGTTGTGTCTTGTATCAGTCATAGGCTGCATGTTATGTAGAGTTCATTTCATTGTCTGTCTTGCATTAACAAACATCTCAGTACAAATCAATGTATTTATGTAAAAGCAAAAATTCATTTCACAAAGGTGCAATCACTGCTGCCCGGTTTTACAAAGTAAACCTCGAAGAAATACACTCTGGAGGAACACAGAATGCACTGCAATGTTTATCCGGCTACGCATTCATTATTGTAAGGGAACATTATCTAAGAAAGACATTTATAGTTTTGTAGCAAACCAGTAATATGATTTTATCTCCAACTGGACTTAAAGGCAGCAAAATGTATATTGTTTGAACATAGATTATGCATAACATGCATTATTTTAAATAGTAGACATCTGAATTTATAGTCATTACACTTTTGTACCTGGCCAGTGTATTAAGCAAGCAGTTTCATGAATGTAGTGGACTACATGCAAACTTGCTGTTCATTACGTTCATTGCGAGATTTTGTGTGCTAAACAAAAATAAAGGTGTATAAAGAGTGAAGTCGTTATCTTTATTGGCCATTCTACACTTTGTAGTTTGGCATTTTAGCCACTGACATTCCTCTGCTGCTTTGACAACCTCAGACACAACCATCGACACTATTGATGTTCATGCTGTTATATACCCTGTTATATTGTCAAACTTGTAGCCCAGTATCTAATGATCCCTGTGTATGTGGTAGTGGTACAGGTACAGACACCACATTGAACCACATACTTGTGTTTTCCTAAGGCTGTATCATATGAATTTGTTATAACTTTATTTGCTTTCTTTGTCTTATATAATTTGGCTCATTGTTCGCCAAAAATAAGTTGATAGGTTAGCACCATTAGGTCTACATCATCATTTCATTGACATATCAATAACATTAATGTCATGCTATTGTATAACATCATGTGTACtgttatatgaatatttttttttgtatgtactTTACAGTACAAGGGGAGACTTTGAACTGCAGCTTTAATCTCAGGCGGGTTTGGTCAAAATAAGCAATGGAACAGTGTGGCACCAAGGTTACTTCCCATCTACAGTATGTGGGCCACAGACAGCCCCTGCCTCTGGGTCCTCACTTCTGCCTGAGCTTCTCTGTTAATCGGTTTGCCTGTACCAGCAAAGTACACAAAGGCTTTGAATGGAATCTAAACAGCATTAAGATGTAATTTAGGTACCGGTAAACATAAATGAGACCTTGGTATTTAGGTAACTGTCAGGAGTGCTGTTCttttttctgtaggctacacagaagATAATAGGAAAGCTTACTAGGGCATTAATCTCACCCTTTTCTtgattattttagtttttgttatagCCTACATCACAATAGACCCGAACAAATATACtgtaaacatttttattttattgcagAATTAgtgaaaaatgtaattttactgTTCTATACAAAAGGAACATTTGAAATCCTGTCTGAAAGAGATGTCCTCTTCATTATTTAGAACCTTATTTTTGTACTGAGACTATTCTCATGTGCGTCCAGTTGATGAATTGGGAGTGGAAGCAGACATGGAACCTAGGCTGTAAAAGACAAATACAGTACAGACATTACACTGCGCCAGTGCATTTATTAGTGGTCCAGTACACACTTGGTCCTGATGTGGTTATTTAGGCAAAAAGCTGATAATAGTTATTTAGGCAAAAAGTTCCAGCGCTTATAATGCCCCGCTGGAATCCTTATGCCCTGATATTTTGTGATGTTGGGCATACCTGTGTGTCCAGTTGGTGGTGAGTACATGGGGACTGGAAGTAGATAGATGGATTCCTCAACTGTAAAATAGAAGCAGAGAATATAAATTATTACACATTATGCTGTGTGTTGTGGCAGCAATGCATGTTAAATGGACACTTACTCAGTTAACTACCTACCTGTCCAAACCCAAGTCCCCACTGACACACATTTCTGTTGTTATCCTGGAGGTGTAGTGTTGTCTGAGCAGTATGGGCACATACTGTAGCTGGCATACTGTCGGTGATGTGGCATCTTATGTGAAAACCAAAATGTGCCACCTCTTTTCCTGTTATTATCGTGGGTCCTTCTTCATATCATTGTGCTGGTGCACTGTAAGTAgtgacatgtttgtgtgtgtccagttgATGCTGAGAAAACGGGGCCGGAAGTAGACAAATTGACCCCTCTGCTGTAAGAGAAGAGCACAGAACACTAAAACGTGAAACGTGTCTGTGGCAGCCAAGCCTGTTAATGGACACTGACTCGGTtaactatgtaggcctacctgtctAAACCAAAGTCCCCACTGACACACATTCTATCATCCTAGAAGGGTTTTGTGCTCTTTGTGTGCCCGGATTGATGCCCGATAGCATAGGTGTCACGATTGTCCCTTGCTAGACGTCGTAGGCGTCTTCCTACGTCGGTAGGTACTGCTGGGGGCTGTGGTGGTGGAACCGGTACCAGGGGAACGATTCGGGACGGCTCTTCTGCAGGGACTGCCTCACGTTTGCGGCGCCTCCCCCTTTTCGGGCGCTTGGGTCTGCTAGGCTCTTTGGGCCTCATGTCTGCAGGAGGCAATGGTTCGAGTGGGAGATCTCTGGGAGGCACAGCGGATGTCAGGTAGTTTGTGGTGTGCAGCCTCGGGAGGAGCCTGGGCGCGGTGAAGGTCAGGGAGTCAGGTGCCGGGTCGTTTGTGTGAAGCCTCGGGAAGGATGTGGGCTCGTTTTGTTTGGGCCTCACACGACTATGTGCTGCAGGGAAGCTGTCCTGCTGCACCACCTGCGGGAAACGGGACCTCGGCTCCCACTCACGAGGCCACCAATCCTTGCGCGCGCCTGGATAAATGGTCTCCGGTGCGTCCTTACCTTGCTTTCCTCTGTCTTTCATGGTGATACCTTTGAAAGATAGAAGCCcagtgtaggcctaactgtCTGGTAAAATAAAGAAATGAACTGATGCTGCCTCAGTTAAGAACTCCCACTTAGtttgaaaaagtagcctataggctttgtttcaatttaacgtTAGATGTTGTGAAACAgtctattctaaatgcaaaatcaagataaatgtaggctactgtagactaTCTATTAGACGTTTAACAAATTTGATCTTCAGATTATTACGTTTTTCGAGAATTGTCTGAAATTTACATCAACTGAAATTAGCCTAGATGTGTATTAGTCTATTCAAAATGAAGTATAGTCTCATCACGAAAACTAGATTTTCTCTTGACTGATTATCTCTCGTATGGGACAATAGCCTCATCTGATTTTATTAGGCTAAAACAAAGTGTAACGATGACGTCAAAGAAATGCATTATGGCCATTATGACATAGCTCATCATAAACTGTCTGCGCTTGTATGAAAATGAACGTCACTGTTCTGAACAATCTAACTGTCTATTTCAGATATTCAGATTCAGAGAGATTTATTCATCACATACATAGTTATATTAGTATATAACAAGCAGTAAAAATGTAAGTCTGGTTAGCTTCATGACTGTGTAAAGTAGAAATAATCTAAGTAAACAGATAAGATTAAAAGCAGaagttaataataaataattcaaataataataaagtgacaataataataataataataataataataataataatgttattaAAATGGGATGGAGTCCATGGTGTTCATAAGAGTTGGCATGTCCATGTTGAGGAGTCTAATGGCCTGAGGGAAATAGCTTTTCCTTAGTGTATCAGTTGTGGCCTTTAAACTGCAGAAGCGCTTGCCTGACTTCAACAAACTGAACAGACAGTTACTGGGAGTCCTTTATGATTTTAGTGGCTCTGTTCTAGCAACGGCTG belongs to Alosa sapidissima isolate fAloSap1 chromosome 20, fAloSap1.pri, whole genome shotgun sequence and includes:
- the LOC121694133 gene encoding extensin-2-like isoform X3, producing MKRSWKVKKKASAKINFATKLDGDTAQLMSPQFGEKDKKMNIFSSGSLSFKAQLEKTGYVPGEMLVVQAEIDNSSSRNLKPKYKLDKKITYIAHSSTKIERGTIFKEEGSPIPSKDHQTVTQELMIPTSLPPTILFCKVLRLEYKLKVYIDVPYGSDPEIKFPVVILPVHRHGPWMSGGPVPFGQPPQPGAAGPPHYLYPPEPVRYPHPGPPPANPIAANPGMQPPPFFNQAGAAAYPVPAVSLPMQPNVTDQLPPPQYDQVTHPAPSAPPLYPTLPTSDFLSSPSAPQYFPGAAGHDFLSNPSAPQQYPGPAAPSFLSSPSLPSADPGYDPPTYEMVFPNPPASGSSPNSTASDPTPTKPPS
- the LOC121694133 gene encoding arrestin domain-containing protein 3-like isoform X1, producing the protein MPGTVKDFSVSYDAINEENTFTCGDCIKGRVVLQLGKEAKIEYLFIKVKGDADVRWTERHGDDDRTYSAHERYFKLKQMLISEEAENTKVIPGTHVYPFCLQIPEGHFPSSFEGHHGNIRYKLEAKMKRSWKVKKKASAKINFATKLDGDTAQLMSPQFGEKDKKMNIFSSGSLSFKAQLEKTGYVPGEMLVVQAEIDNSSSRNLKPKYKLDKKITYIAHSSTKIERGTIFKEEGSPIPSKDHQTVTQELMIPTSLPPTILFCKVLRLEYKLKVYIDVPYGSDPEIKFPVVILPVHRHGPWMSGGPVPFGQPPQPGAAGPPHYLYPPEPVRYPHPGPPPANPIAANPGMQPPPFFNQAGAAAYPVPAVSLPMQPNVTDQLPPPQYDQVTHPAPSAPPLYPTLPTSDFLSSPSAPQYFPGAAGHDFLSNPSAPQQYPGPAAPSFLSSPSLPSADPGYDPPTYEMVFPNPPASGSSPNSTASDPTPTKPPS
- the LOC121694133 gene encoding arrestin domain-containing protein 3-like isoform X2, with the protein product MTRATSLHDPARAEENTKVIPGTHVYPFCLQIPEGHFPSSFEGHHGNIRYKLEAKMKRSWKVKKKASAKINFATKLDGDTAQLMSPQFGEKDKKMNIFSSGSLSFKAQLEKTGYVPGEMLVVQAEIDNSSSRNLKPKYKLDKKITYIAHSSTKIERGTIFKEEGSPIPSKDHQTVTQELMIPTSLPPTILFCKVLRLEYKLKVYIDVPYGSDPEIKFPVVILPVHRHGPWMSGGPVPFGQPPQPGAAGPPHYLYPPEPVRYPHPGPPPANPIAANPGMQPPPFFNQAGAAAYPVPAVSLPMQPNVTDQLPPPQYDQVTHPAPSAPPLYPTLPTSDFLSSPSAPQYFPGAAGHDFLSNPSAPQQYPGPAAPSFLSSPSLPSADPGYDPPTYEMVFPNPPASGSSPNSTASDPTPTKPPS